A window of the Pyrodictium abyssi genome harbors these coding sequences:
- a CDS encoding PIN domain-containing protein, whose amino-acid sequence MAGPVRALLDTSYFLPVFGVAVEGLEPSDLLAIRRYALRGKLELYYAEVMWLELVPKVYREAQRRGYNADAIVEQGAKSIMKASYLKRALVDWKAVRIAYEMRRLGHRDMIDNMLYGIASSQGLVLVTMDRALAGLARDRAAGGAKILDHNELLKMLQDG is encoded by the coding sequence TTGGCTGGACCAGTGAGGGCTCTGCTTGACACTAGCTACTTCCTCCCCGTATTCGGGGTCGCTGTAGAGGGCCTAGAGCCCAGCGACCTCCTCGCGATAAGGAGGTACGCGCTCCGGGGCAAGCTAGAGCTATACTACGCCGAAGTAATGTGGCTAGAACTTGTTCCAAAGGTGTACCGGGAAGCGCAACGGAGAGGATACAACGCCGACGCCATAGTAGAGCAGGGAGCCAAGTCTATAATGAAGGCGAGCTACCTCAAGCGCGCCCTCGTGGACTGGAAGGCGGTCAGGATAGCCTACGAGATGCGGAGACTAGGCCACCGGGACATGATAGACAATATGCTCTACGGTATAGCTTCCTCTCAAGGCCTAGTACTAGTGACCATGGATAGAGCGCTTGCCGGCCTCGCCCGGGACAGAGCGGCTGGAGGCGCAAAAATCCTGGACCATAACGAGCTGCTGAAAATGCTCCAGGACGGCTAA
- a CDS encoding metallophosphoesterase, which produces MPKELPRLLEDAVEVLRRHGPVVRLGAGSVLVAGDTHGYPEVSRWVLGLADELGVDAVVFLGDYVDRGPRGVENLSLLVERLLEEPGRVMLLRGNHESPSMNLYYGFRGEFAAKVGLEHLDVLHGFYSCLPYAALMGRVLLVHGGVPCRLCRGGPEEPLRLGEIEERLRGLFCRRWLLEWGDSVAVQLLWNDPRGELDWFAPSLRGPGIYYYGRLAWRRFLEANGLVLLVRAHEAVDAHQVWASSGRPVHGLEHGYAVGMEELGGSVVTVFSSLYHGAGAGALLLREGEVVFLRYPGGAQGL; this is translated from the coding sequence ATGCCGAAAGAGCTGCCCAGGCTGCTGGAGGATGCTGTAGAGGTTCTCCGGAGGCATGGCCCGGTAGTCCGGCTGGGCGCTGGTAGTGTGCTTGTTGCCGGTGATACGCATGGCTATCCCGAGGTATCCCGTTGGGTGCTGGGGCTGGCTGACGAGCTAGGTGTAGATGCTGTAGTGTTTCTCGGGGACTATGTTGACCGCGGCCCTCGTGGTGTTGAGAACCTGTCTCTGCTGGTTGAGAGGCTGCTGGAGGAGCCTGGCCGTGTTATGCTCCTCCGGGGCAACCATGAGTCGCCGTCGATGAACCTATACTACGGGTTCCGCGGCGAGTTCGCCGCAAAGGTTGGCCTCGAGCACCTCGACGTCCTCCATGGGTTCTACTCGTGTCTACCCTACGCGGCTCTGATGGGACGCGTGCTCCTCGTGCACGGGGGTGTACCGTGCCGCCTGTGCCGGGGCGGGCCCGAGGAGCCCCTGAGGCTGGGGGAGATCGAGGAGAGGCTTCGGGGGCTCTTCTGCCGCCGCTGGCTGCTCGAGTGGGGTGATTCCGTGGCTGTGCAGCTTCTCTGGAACGACCCGCGGGGGGAGCTTGACTGGTTTGCGCCTAGCCTGCGCGGCCCGGGCATCTACTACTATGGCCGCTTGGCGTGGAGGAGGTTTCTCGAAGCGAACGGGCTGGTGCTGCTCGTGAGGGCGCATGAGGCTGTTGACGCGCACCAGGTGTGGGCGAGCAGCGGGAGACCGGTTCATGGCCTCGAGCACGGCTATGCTGTTGGCATGGAGGAGCTAGGGGGCTCGGTGGTTACTGTGTTCTCTAGCCTCTACCACGGTGCTGGCGCCGGGGCGCTTCTCCTCAGGGAGGGGGAGGTGGTGTTCCTGCGCTATCCCGGCGGGGCGCAGGGGCTTTAG
- a CDS encoding MBL fold metallo-hydrolase, with protein sequence MKPRIVRLVTGPLETNTYILVSGSGDCMVIDPGECIPEERLREAGCQRVEVVAATHMHIDHVAGVECLRRLGAAYAANASDRPALEYSLRLARIWGIEPPEPPGEPDIPLHDQARIRVGDVLLEAVHTPGHTPGHTALVLVGGSTVFTGDLLFAGSVGRTDFPGSSYSQLLQSLRRLYTLLPPDTLVLPGHGPETTLAREKQANPFVQEALAHHS encoded by the coding sequence GTGAAGCCACGCATAGTGAGGCTGGTCACGGGCCCCCTGGAGACCAACACCTACATACTAGTATCGGGCAGCGGCGACTGCATGGTCATAGACCCGGGCGAGTGCATACCGGAGGAGAGGCTCCGCGAAGCAGGCTGCCAGCGCGTAGAAGTGGTAGCAGCCACGCACATGCACATAGACCACGTCGCCGGGGTCGAGTGTCTCCGCAGGCTCGGCGCAGCCTACGCAGCCAACGCCAGCGACCGCCCCGCCCTAGAATACTCCCTAAGGCTCGCCAGGATATGGGGCATAGAGCCCCCAGAACCCCCGGGAGAGCCGGACATACCGCTACACGACCAGGCGCGTATCCGCGTGGGAGACGTCCTGCTAGAGGCAGTGCATACCCCCGGCCACACGCCAGGCCACACAGCCCTCGTACTCGTAGGCGGCTCCACAGTGTTCACCGGGGACCTCCTCTTCGCCGGGAGTGTCGGCCGGACAGACTTCCCCGGCTCCAGCTACAGTCAGCTACTCCAGAGCCTCCGCCGCCTCTACACGCTACTACCCCCGGACACACTCGTGCTACCAGGCCACGGCCCAGAGACAACACTAGCACGCGAGAAACAAGCCAACCCATTCGTACAAGAGGCACTAGCCCACCATAGTTAA
- a CDS encoding aldehyde ferredoxin oxidoreductase family protein, with translation MPGWSKRILWVDLSRGVFREWRYPGEMALMFLGGRGFAAKILWDFLEPGVDPLGPRNLFVAAVGPLTGLPGPNTGKLVVAAKSPLTGGYGDGNIGSWAAVQMRAAGWDAIVLEGASEKPVVLVVEDDRAWLEPAEDLWGLDAFRAYDKLVERYGRSAGILLIGPAGENMVRYATVVSMKGRAGGRPGMGAVLGSKRVKAIVVRGTKRPELFDPEAVMRAAVEAIREVKASPSFGFWMRQGTMFTVEWAQEASVLPAYNFREGVFEGYEGLSGSYMERIEVDLRSCPLCVIPCGHVIEDVEGRRVELDYENVAMLGSNLGVSRLEEAGLLNRLADLYGLDTISLGGTLGYALEAAERGKLELDAGWGEARKIAGLVEDIALRRGVGDLLAEGSARVSRKLGETWYAMHVKGLEVSAYDCHAAPGMALAFATSPIGAHHKDAWMIGWEIQHGRTEYSREKVRKLIWMQRFRGGLFEAAVACRFPVVETGLGLEHYLRLLQAATGQSLSLDDIYTIADRIYALIRMIWVREHGGWSTDMDMPPERWFREPLTKGPLKGARLDPDRFRDMLQMYYEERGWAPNGVPRPDTLHRLGLHDAANLAERHMTTAS, from the coding sequence TTGCCCGGCTGGAGCAAGAGGATACTCTGGGTCGACCTGTCGCGGGGCGTGTTCAGGGAGTGGCGCTACCCTGGCGAGATGGCGCTTATGTTCCTTGGGGGCCGCGGGTTCGCGGCCAAGATCCTCTGGGACTTCCTCGAGCCGGGGGTTGACCCCCTGGGGCCCCGTAACCTGTTCGTGGCGGCTGTGGGGCCTCTTACCGGGCTCCCTGGGCCGAATACGGGCAAGCTCGTTGTTGCGGCTAAGAGCCCGCTCACCGGGGGCTACGGCGACGGCAACATAGGCTCGTGGGCTGCGGTGCAGATGAGGGCTGCTGGCTGGGACGCGATAGTCCTGGAGGGCGCCTCGGAGAAGCCCGTGGTGCTCGTCGTGGAGGACGACCGTGCCTGGCTCGAGCCGGCGGAGGACCTCTGGGGGCTCGACGCGTTCCGGGCCTACGACAAGCTAGTGGAGCGGTATGGCCGCAGCGCGGGGATACTGCTGATAGGCCCTGCCGGCGAGAACATGGTGCGCTACGCCACCGTGGTCTCCATGAAGGGCCGCGCCGGCGGCAGGCCCGGCATGGGCGCGGTGCTTGGGAGCAAGCGCGTCAAGGCCATCGTGGTGCGTGGGACGAAGCGTCCGGAGCTGTTCGACCCCGAGGCGGTTATGCGGGCTGCGGTGGAGGCGATAAGGGAGGTCAAGGCTAGCCCTAGCTTCGGGTTCTGGATGCGCCAGGGCACAATGTTCACCGTGGAGTGGGCGCAGGAGGCTAGCGTGCTCCCCGCCTACAACTTCCGCGAGGGCGTGTTCGAGGGCTACGAGGGGCTCAGCGGCAGCTACATGGAGCGGATAGAGGTGGACCTGCGTAGCTGCCCCCTCTGCGTGATACCCTGCGGCCACGTGATAGAGGACGTGGAGGGCCGCCGCGTCGAGCTAGACTACGAGAACGTAGCCATGCTCGGCAGCAACCTCGGCGTGTCGAGGCTGGAGGAGGCGGGGCTCTTGAACAGGCTAGCAGACCTCTACGGCCTGGACACTATCAGCCTCGGCGGCACCCTGGGATACGCCCTAGAGGCCGCTGAGAGGGGCAAGCTGGAGCTAGACGCGGGCTGGGGTGAGGCCCGGAAGATAGCAGGGCTCGTGGAGGATATCGCTCTACGCCGTGGCGTCGGGGACCTGCTGGCGGAGGGCAGCGCCAGGGTATCTAGAAAGTTGGGCGAGACCTGGTACGCTATGCACGTCAAGGGCCTCGAGGTGAGCGCCTACGACTGCCACGCAGCGCCCGGCATGGCGCTCGCCTTCGCCACGAGCCCCATAGGGGCGCACCACAAGGACGCGTGGATGATCGGCTGGGAGATACAGCACGGCCGCACAGAGTACAGCCGCGAGAAGGTGCGGAAGCTCATATGGATGCAGAGGTTCCGCGGCGGCCTATTCGAGGCAGCCGTAGCCTGCCGCTTCCCAGTGGTCGAGACCGGCCTCGGCCTAGAGCACTACCTGCGCCTCCTCCAGGCGGCGACAGGGCAGAGCCTCAGCCTAGACGACATCTACACCATAGCGGACAGGATATACGCCCTCATACGGATGATATGGGTCCGGGAACACGGCGGCTGGAGCACGGACATGGACATGCCCCCAGAGCGCTGGTTCCGCGAACCCCTCACCAAGGGCCCACTAAAGGGCGCACGGCTAGACCCCGACCGGTTCCGGGACATGCTCCAGATGTACTACGAGGAGCGCGGCTGGGCCCCCAACGGAGTCCCACGCCCAGACACGCTACACAGGCTAGGCCTACACGACGCCGCCAACCTAGCAGAGAGACACATGACCACCGCGAGCTAG
- a CDS encoding AbrB/MazE/SpoVT family DNA-binding domain-containing protein produces MDLVAETRVGRKGAIYIPKGILRRLGVEEGDQVVIRVEDEKRITLEFIPDPFLLAARQKPWARTSVEEFEKESEEEQLGWTSEGSA; encoded by the coding sequence GTGGACCTGGTGGCAGAAACACGGGTGGGCCGTAAGGGCGCTATCTACATACCTAAGGGCATACTACGCCGGCTGGGTGTCGAGGAGGGAGACCAGGTTGTTATACGCGTCGAGGACGAGAAGAGAATTACCCTAGAGTTCATCCCCGACCCCTTCCTGCTAGCAGCGAGGCAAAAGCCCTGGGCCCGGACGAGCGTAGAGGAGTTCGAGAAGGAGAGTGAGGAGGAGCAGCTTGGCTGGACCAGTGAGGGCTCTGCTTGA
- a CDS encoding DMT family transporter yields the protein MPRGGGAAAAGRRGGWRSLAEAVAAAVLWGSIGVVYRMGVAGGADGAWLVLGRPLLAGLPGLAAAVLGLSRPSRWSAAVGLLGLAPLYASYFLAVERLGAALASVLLYTAPVWVVLVSGPVLGEPPGARGLAAAVAGFAGVALIAGPGAGPADALGLVLGLVSGASYACYIVLARYAQARGARVAEVAVHSLPFAALGVAAVVRPAGLPGLLDLAYAGYLAFVGTLLPYTLSSRALRRLEAHRVAVVSLVEPLTAILLAVLLLGEKLSTAQALGAALVLASSLLAARG from the coding sequence GTGCCGCGTGGAGGTGGCGCTGCGGCTGCCGGGCGTAGGGGCGGCTGGAGGAGCCTAGCCGAAGCTGTTGCGGCTGCTGTGCTCTGGGGGAGTATAGGCGTTGTCTACAGGATGGGTGTAGCCGGTGGCGCGGATGGGGCCTGGCTCGTTCTCGGGCGGCCGCTCCTGGCGGGGCTCCCGGGCCTAGCGGCTGCCGTGCTTGGGCTTAGCCGGCCGAGCCGGTGGAGCGCCGCGGTGGGGCTCCTCGGGCTAGCCCCGCTCTACGCCTCCTACTTCCTGGCCGTGGAGAGGCTAGGGGCTGCGCTGGCTAGTGTGCTGCTGTACACGGCGCCAGTGTGGGTCGTGCTTGTCTCGGGGCCGGTGCTCGGCGAGCCTCCCGGGGCCCGGGGCCTGGCCGCAGCTGTGGCTGGCTTCGCGGGTGTAGCGCTCATAGCCGGGCCTGGCGCCGGGCCTGCCGACGCTCTGGGGCTCGTGCTGGGCCTTGTCTCGGGGGCCAGCTACGCGTGCTACATTGTCCTAGCCCGCTACGCGCAGGCGCGCGGCGCCCGTGTAGCGGAGGTAGCCGTCCATAGCCTCCCCTTCGCGGCCCTAGGGGTGGCCGCTGTTGTGAGGCCTGCTGGGCTGCCGGGGCTACTGGACCTGGCCTATGCCGGCTACCTGGCCTTTGTGGGGACGCTCCTCCCCTACACGCTTAGCAGCCGGGCGCTGAGGCGGCTGGAGGCGCACCGCGTAGCCGTAGTGAGCCTAGTGGAGCCCCTGACGGCGATACTCCTGGCTGTGCTGCTACTC
- a CDS encoding NAD(P)/FAD-dependent oxidoreductase encodes MVAFFWLGVGYLGSWVLAAVARIVVVGSGFAGVEAVRRLHRLGLCDGNECIWVTANSKLVFLPLLPALVSRRYRPEDVEWGVEGYARRLGVELVARRVVAVEPGRMRLEDSEVLEFDYAVVAAGARPAFYGVPGAEELSVTVYSAGEAWRLGEMIEQGRIRSMVVVGAGFVGVEVAAEALWLARRLGRELRVTLVDMLEEPLQLLGNRKASKLTREILEELGAGFEMGRPVTRVYEGGVELKDGTRVEGDVVVWSAGLRGPGIEAPREALARGGFFQVDEYLRVQGLGGRVYAAGDAMAFRRGDCVSLKMAREALRSASRAVENIAARLRGRSEQPYKPLITSCRPMAGVGLGPDRGVLILGKKLAFRSTLVHWYHEKLRRSYERLLRGG; translated from the coding sequence GTGGTAGCATTCTTTTGGCTTGGGGTAGGCTACCTGGGCTCCTGGGTGCTGGCCGCTGTGGCCCGGATAGTTGTTGTTGGTAGCGGGTTTGCCGGGGTAGAGGCTGTACGCCGGCTCCACAGGCTCGGCCTCTGTGACGGGAACGAGTGCATCTGGGTGACTGCGAACTCCAAGCTGGTGTTTCTCCCCCTGCTGCCAGCGCTGGTTAGCCGCCGCTACCGGCCCGAGGACGTAGAGTGGGGCGTTGAGGGCTACGCGAGGAGGCTCGGCGTGGAGCTGGTGGCCAGGCGCGTTGTTGCTGTGGAGCCGGGGCGGATGAGGCTCGAGGACAGCGAGGTGCTAGAGTTCGACTACGCCGTAGTGGCTGCCGGTGCGCGGCCCGCGTTCTACGGTGTGCCTGGGGCCGAGGAACTCAGCGTGACTGTCTACAGTGCCGGGGAGGCGTGGCGCCTGGGCGAGATGATTGAGCAGGGCCGGATAAGGAGCATGGTGGTCGTCGGCGCCGGTTTTGTGGGTGTCGAGGTTGCGGCGGAGGCGCTGTGGCTAGCCCGGCGGCTGGGCAGGGAGCTGCGGGTCACGCTCGTGGATATGCTTGAGGAGCCTCTCCAGCTCCTCGGCAACCGGAAGGCCTCAAAGCTGACCCGGGAGATACTGGAGGAGCTAGGCGCAGGGTTCGAGATGGGCCGCCCGGTCACCAGGGTCTACGAGGGCGGCGTCGAGCTGAAGGACGGCACGAGGGTGGAGGGCGACGTTGTGGTCTGGTCTGCTGGGCTCCGGGGCCCCGGGATTGAGGCCCCCAGGGAGGCGCTGGCACGGGGTGGCTTCTTCCAGGTGGACGAGTACCTCCGGGTCCAGGGGCTCGGGGGCCGCGTCTACGCGGCCGGCGACGCTATGGCGTTCAGGAGGGGCGACTGCGTAAGCCTCAAGATGGCAAGGGAGGCTCTGCGCAGCGCGAGCCGCGCGGTCGAGAACATAGCTGCGCGGCTTCGGGGCCGCAGCGAGCAGCCCTACAAGCCCCTGATAACCAGCTGTCGGCCAATGGCGGGCGTGGGCCTGGGCCCCGACCGCGGCGTACTGATACTAGGCAAGAAGCTAGCGTTCCGCAGCACCTTGGTGCACTGGTACCACGAGAAGCTACGCCGCAGCTACGAGCGGCTCCTCCGGGGCGGGTGA